The Parasteatoda tepidariorum isolate YZ-2023 chromosome X2, CAS_Ptep_4.0, whole genome shotgun sequence genome includes a region encoding these proteins:
- the LOC107442296 gene encoding uncharacterized protein, whose translation MGKAADLSDFNRGQIVMAHRLGTSIFETARLMGCSRSIVVSTYAKWMNEGETSSRRHGVGRPHAIKEKGRRRLSHLVKQNWSQTVAQLTAQYNAGSSRIVSEHTIQRTSHLCAFADQALSPTTPAQGPGASRLVHGSVGESCLVR comes from the coding sequence ATGGGAAAGGCTGCTGATCTAAGCGACTTTAATAGAGGGCAGATTGTAATGGCTCATCGGCTCGGAACAAGTATTTTCGAAACTGCACGACTCATGGGTTGTTCGCGATCTATAGTTGTTAGTACTTATGCAAAGTGGATGAATGAAGGTGAAACCAGCAGTAGACGACATGGTGTTGGACGTCCGCACGCTATCAAAGAAAAAGGTCGTCGGAGATTGTCTCACTTGGTGAAGCAAAACTGGAGCCAGACAGTGGCTCAGCTGACAGCCCAATACAATGCAGGGTCAAGTAGAATAGTATCAGAGCACACTATTCAGCGGACATCCCACTTGTGTGCCTTTGCTGACCAAGCGTTATCGCCAACTACGCCTGCGCAGGGCCCGGGAGCATCGCGACTGGTCCATGGATCAGTGGGAGAGAGTTGCCTGGTCAGATGA